In the Maribacter sp. MJ134 genome, one interval contains:
- the ctlX gene encoding citrulline utilization hydrolase CtlX gives MQITNTILMIRPVAFRMNEQTAVNNYFQEDLNLKNHTINERAQKEFDDFVTVLRKNGVNVIVVDDKEENDTPDSIFPNNWVSFHASGTVAVYPMFAENRRKERREDIFDILEEAGFHINNIVDYTSAEEEGVFLEGTGSILKDRVNQKAYCALSERADEHLFIEFCEDFDCFPVIFTANQSVDGKRMPIYHTNVMMAMAETFAVICLDTIDDKKERKNVVAHLKKDNKEIIRITEEQMHHFAGNMLQVIGVDEKRFMVMSSAAYNTLEQEQLKAITKHCEIIHSSLDTIETCGGGSARCMMAEVFLPRA, from the coding sequence ATGCAGATTACCAATACTATTTTAATGATACGACCGGTTGCTTTTAGAATGAACGAGCAAACCGCGGTAAATAATTATTTTCAAGAAGATCTTAACTTAAAGAACCATACGATAAACGAGCGAGCCCAAAAGGAGTTCGATGATTTTGTAACCGTCTTACGAAAAAATGGGGTTAACGTTATCGTGGTAGATGATAAAGAGGAAAATGACACTCCGGATTCTATTTTCCCTAACAACTGGGTCTCTTTTCACGCTAGTGGCACCGTTGCCGTGTATCCCATGTTCGCAGAAAACCGCAGAAAGGAAAGAAGAGAAGATATTTTTGATATTTTAGAAGAGGCCGGTTTTCATATTAATAATATTGTTGATTATACCTCAGCAGAAGAAGAAGGTGTTTTCTTGGAGGGCACGGGAAGCATCCTAAAGGATAGGGTGAATCAAAAGGCCTATTGTGCCCTTTCAGAAAGGGCGGACGAGCATCTCTTTATTGAGTTCTGTGAAGATTTTGATTGTTTTCCGGTCATTTTTACGGCCAATCAGTCTGTGGATGGTAAACGTATGCCAATATATCACACCAATGTTATGATGGCCATGGCAGAGACTTTTGCCGTCATTTGCTTGGATACCATAGACGATAAAAAAGAGCGTAAAAATGTGGTAGCGCATTTAAAGAAGGACAACAAGGAAATTATACGAATTACAGAAGAACAAATGCACCATTTTGCTGGAAATATGTTGCAGGTCATCGGTGTGGACGAAAAACGTTTTATGGTAATGAGTTCCGCTGCCTATAATACTTTGGAGCAAGAACAGCTCAAGGCCATTACAAAGCATTGTGAGATAATACATAGTTCTCTGGACACCATAGAAACCTGTGGAGGTGGAAGTGCTCGTTGTATGATGGCAGAGGTTTTTTTGCCCAGGGCATAG